The Thermacetogenium phaeum DSM 12270 genome segment CTAAAGACCTGGGAACCCGTTGCAAACCCCTTACAACATCATGCCAAAGAAGCCAACAAAAACGCCCAGCCGCCTGGTTAAGAGTCAAGCTCCTTAAGCCCAACAAAGGGACGGGTTGATGATCTGGTTGACCCTTTGCCTGTGATAACCGCCGGCCAGAATCCGAGGGGCCTCCGGTCAGGTTGTCACCGCCCCGGATAGGCACCGGCCGGGCTACAAGCGCAGTAGTGAGTCAGGAGATCAACAGCTGAAGTTTAGCCTGAACCTCTGCCATCACCCCTGCCGGGACCTTGCAGGCAAATTGTGCATCCCGTGCCCGCCAGTCAAGACTTTTTACCTGGTCTGCCAGGATCACTCCTGTAATCTTTAAACCGGCAGGTATCTCTACTTCAAAAGGATAACCCTTCGCCCTTGTAGTAACAGGACAGAAAAGGGCCAGCCCCACCTTTCCGTTATAAAGCTGCGGGGAAATTACCAGCGCCGGCCGCCTTCCGGCCTGCTCATGTCCTGTCTGAGGATCAAACTGGAGCCAGACAAGATCGCCACGTTCAGGAATATAGGTTTTCACCTCGTTTACCATATTTCCCGCCCAACCAGAGTTCCTGTATCTACTTCGCCATGAAGATTATCAGGTGTAACCTGGGACAGCAATTGTTCCAGGCTATAACGTTTGCGGCGGATAATAATTGCGTCATCACTTGCCTCTAAATCAACCGGTGTGCCTTCTTTAAGGCCAATTTTTTGTGCCAGCGATAAAGGGATGCGAATCCCCAAACTATTGCCCCACTTTTGCACATGAGGTTGCATGACGATTTTCACTCCTTCTTTGTTTATACATAGTATAAACCTTCGATGTCATTAATACAATTGTATGAATACCCCGCGGATGGAGGATGCTGCAAGTTCTACACCGGTGCAGAGATAGGGGCGGGAATCTGTCACCGGCAAGCCTGTTTCGGGCAGAAAGGGTGTTGCTAATTCTACCTTTGCTTTTTACACCTCCATCCGTGAGCGGTTTACCAGCTAATGTTATTCAGTCAACCCCTTGTTTCGCTTCGGCTGCCGTTAACTGCTCCTTGTCAAGGGTGAGTAACAACCTCCGTCGGTCGCTGCGCCTGCAAGGATAAACCGTTTTCGTTTCTCTGTTGGTGCCGCCGGCGGCGTGGTGGTCTGCCGTATGTCTGCCGTATTATATAAAAAAACGGCTACAAAAACCTGACGGACGCCCTGGGGATCAGGTGCGCAGGATTGGCCTGTCCTGTTACGGCCATCTAATGGCAATCCGGGCAGGTGAACCGGCCATCCCGGTCGGGGATCAAGCAGCGTGCAGCTTGCCCGCAGATCGGGCAGGGAGGAGGATCAACCTCTTCGGTAACAGGATTATACACCAGTATCTGCTCCAAGATCTTTTTCTTATGCTGAATTTTGACCCTGGCAAAAACGCACGGCAGGTGGTATGCCACCAGGTGGTCCAGCCTCAAATCGATATCAACCTGATAACGCCCCCGCGTATCGTCGATACGGCGGCGCCGGTCTTCTATCGTCGCAGCCAGCTGCTTCTCCAGTCGCTCTTTTCTGACCGGGTCAGTTGTGGTCCTTAGTTTACGCCTGATTTCTGCTTCGGTACTCTCGTAGTAGCCGCACACCTTGGCAAGTTCCTTCTCTTGCAGTTTGGCAGCCTCTTTGCAAAGAGGTACAGCCTTTTCCAGGACCAGTTTTTTTACTTCCCGGCAGGCCACCTGATACAGGCAACTCAGGGGTGACAGCGGTGCTGAGGCAACCCGGTAATCAGGCTGCTCTTGAAAAAAGAGCGAATTGACCTGCTTTTCGAAACCCGGGGTGGCTATCGCCTGGTAACCATCCACAATAACAGGAAGTATTTCTTCTGTTTTTTCAAAGGAGCGGAAAATGCCTCTGAAATAAAAGCCATAAAAAATATTTTCTGCCACCCAGTGGGTGTCAAGCCGGGGAGGGCGACACTGCAGGTAATCGATCTGGTCGTGAATCTTCTGCTCCAGGGAGCGTGGCGCTGAAGGGAGTTCGCCGGACCAGTATAACACTGTTTGCTTGCCGTAATCTGCCGCTAAACGCACGATCGTATCGAGCAGGGAACTACCATGAGTAATAAAAATACTACCCGGCGTCTCCTGCGCCACTTCATAATCAAAGGCCAGGAGCATCTCCTCTCTCCCGAAAACAGGCACCAGAGACTCCGGCAGGAGAACCTCAGCCAGGGCATAACCCGGCTGTTCGACCACCGCTCCCACCCGCTCCAAATAAGCAACAACAAAATCGACCACTGAACTATCATTCATCCGGCAGCAACTCCCCCAGCAAGCGTTCATCCAGCTCTTTGACCGCCTGATAATGTTTTTTCGCCTCGATTAATTGCTCACCCAGGTGATCCAGGCGCTGGCGCAGATCTGTCTCATCTGTGGCCTGTGCCCAGATATCCATCACCAGCTCTTCAAAATCCTTCTTCTGATCCAGGTTGCCCAGGATCATGTCCAATTCTCCGACTACAAGCTGGAACATGTTGATTTTGGCGTCCAGCAATTCCAAAATATATGCCTCAACTGTGCCTGCCGCCGATAAATTATATATCCGGACATCACGTTCCTGCCCCAGCCTGTGAATCCTGCCGATCCGCTGTTCAATGCGCATGGGATTCCATGGCAAATCGTAGTTAACCAGATGCGAACAAAACTGGAGATTACGCCCCTCGCTGCCCGTCTCCGTCGAAACCA includes the following:
- the mazF gene encoding endoribonuclease MazF, which encodes MVNEVKTYIPERGDLVWLQFDPQTGHEQAGRRPALVISPQLYNGKVGLALFCPVTTRAKGYPFEVEIPAGLKITGVILADQVKSLDWRARDAQFACKVPAGVMAEVQAKLQLLIS
- a CDS encoding AbrB/MazE/SpoVT family DNA-binding domain-containing protein; this translates as MKIVMQPHVQKWGNSLGIRIPLSLAQKIGLKEGTPVDLEASDDAIIIRRKRYSLEQLLSQVTPDNLHGEVDTGTLVGREIW